A stretch of the Streptococcus oralis genome encodes the following:
- the purF gene encoding amidophosphoribosyltransferase, with product MTYEVKSLNEECGVFGIWGHPDAAKLTYFGLHSLQHRGQEGAGILSNDQGQLKRHRDMGLLSEVFRNPANLDKLTGASAIGHVRYATAGEASVDNIQPFLFRFHDMQFGLAHNGNLTNAESLKKELEQRGAIFSSTSDSEILAHLIRRSHNPNLMGKIKEALSLVKGGFAYILLFEDKLIAALDPNGFRPLSIGKMANGAVVVSSETCAFEVIGAEWIRDVKPGEIVIVDDNGIQYDSYTNDTQLAICSMEYIYFARPDSNIHGVNVHTARKRMGAQLAREFKHEADIVVGVPNSSLSAAMGFAEESGLPNEMGLIKNQYTQRTFIQPTQELREQGVRMKLSAVSGVVKGKRVVMIDDSIVRGTTSRRIVQLLKEAGASEVHVAIGSPALAYPCFYGIDIQTRQELIAANHTVEETRQIIGADSLTYLSIDGLIDSIGIETDAPNGGLCVAYFDGDYPTPLYDYEEDYRRSLGDKTSFYK from the coding sequence ATGACATACGAAGTAAAATCTCTTAATGAAGAATGTGGTGTTTTCGGTATCTGGGGGCATCCAGATGCTGCTAAATTGACCTATTTTGGTCTCCACAGTCTTCAACACCGTGGTCAAGAGGGGGCGGGAATCCTCTCCAATGATCAGGGGCAATTGAAGCGTCATCGTGATATGGGGCTTTTATCAGAAGTGTTCAGAAATCCAGCTAATTTGGATAAACTGACTGGAGCGAGCGCGATTGGGCATGTTCGTTATGCGACTGCTGGCGAAGCTTCTGTAGATAATATCCAGCCCTTTCTCTTCCGCTTTCACGATATGCAGTTTGGACTTGCTCACAACGGAAACTTGACCAATGCTGAATCGCTCAAGAAAGAATTGGAACAAAGAGGAGCTATTTTCAGTTCAACTTCGGACTCGGAAATCTTGGCTCACCTCATTCGTCGAAGTCACAATCCGAACTTGATGGGCAAAATCAAGGAGGCGCTCAGCCTTGTCAAAGGTGGATTTGCTTATATCCTGCTGTTTGAGGATAAGTTGATTGCTGCGCTTGATCCTAATGGCTTCCGTCCGCTTTCAATCGGGAAAATGGCCAATGGAGCGGTGGTGGTTTCGTCTGAAACCTGTGCCTTTGAAGTCATCGGTGCCGAGTGGATTCGTGATGTAAAACCAGGGGAAATTGTGATTGTGGATGACAACGGCATCCAGTACGATAGCTATACGAATGATACCCAGTTGGCGATTTGTTCTATGGAGTATATCTATTTTGCTCGCCCTGACTCTAACATCCATGGGGTCAATGTCCATACAGCTCGCAAACGTATGGGTGCACAATTAGCGCGTGAATTTAAGCATGAGGCGGATATCGTAGTCGGTGTGCCCAATTCTTCACTCAGCGCAGCCATGGGATTTGCAGAAGAATCTGGTCTGCCAAATGAAATGGGGCTGATCAAAAACCAATACACGCAACGTACCTTTATCCAACCGACTCAAGAATTGCGGGAGCAAGGGGTGCGGATGAAACTGTCAGCTGTTTCGGGTGTTGTCAAAGGCAAACGCGTGGTCATGATTGATGATTCCATTGTTCGTGGGACGACCTCTCGCCGTATTGTTCAGCTTTTGAAAGAAGCAGGTGCGTCTGAGGTTCATGTTGCTATTGGCAGTCCAGCGCTAGCTTATCCATGTTTTTACGGGATTGATATCCAGACGCGTCAGGAGCTGATTGCGGCCAATCATACGGTCGAAGAGACTCGCCAAATCATTGGTGCAGATAGCCTGACCTATCTTTCGATTGATGGCTTGATTGATTCGATTGGTATTGAAACAGATGCGCCGAATGGTGGTCTCTGTGTCGCTTACTTTGACGGCGACTACCCAACTCCTCTCTACGACTATGAGGAAGACTATCGTAGAAGTTTGGGGGATAAGACCAGTTTTTACAAGTAG